The DNA sequence CCTTTTCCAATGCCGAAGCGATGGGGCCGGTGGTTCTGTTTGCCGCCGGTCAGGACGGTGAGCGCGGCGCCGGATCGGTCGTTTCGCCCGCATCCCATGTGACGTGTTTCAGCGTTGGCTTTGCCGATATGCAGGGCGGGCGCGTCGCAATTCATCCGGCTTCCGGTCGCGGGCCTTCGCCGTGTGACGGGAAAACGATCAAACCCGATCTGGTCGCTCCCGGAACCCGGGTTGTGACGATGGGGGAATCGGGGCGGGTTCGCGTCACCGGCAGCGCAGCCGCAGCAGCCTATGTGGCGGGAGCCGTGGCCCTGATCCGACAGGTCAATCCGTCTCTCCGCGCAGGCGAGATCAAGAGAATCCTCACGACCGGTGCTACCGACGCCGGAAGCCCCGGACCGGACAATACATTCGGTCATGGCATACTGAACGTCGCCCACGCCGTGATGAAGGCGACAACGCGCGAACGCACCGGAACGCTGCGGGTGGCGGCACGATACGGTGGAACGTCCGTTTCCGACGTGCGCATTACGATTTCCGGCGCTTTCGGAGATCGTGTGGAAAGTACCGACGGCGGCGATGCAATTCTCGAACATCTGGCAGCCGGTCGGAACTACGCGCTGCGAGCCGGCCGGTTCGGATACAAACTCTATCGGCATGACGACTCCGTAACCGTTCAGTCGGGCACCAGCGTGAATGTGTTTTTGGATCTTGAACGGGGCTTCCACGACGATGCGGAATACGATCAAGGCTGGTCGTTGGGCGTGCGTGGAGACGACGCCACCAGCGGAACGTGGGCGCGGGCCGTGCCGGTCGGTTCCAAAGTGCAGGGCAGAATCGTGCAGCCGGACCGCGACGCCTCGCCCGAAGGCACATATTGTTTCGTTACCGGTAACGCTTCCTCAGCCGACGACGAAGGTAGCACGGCCGACGTGGACGGCGGACGAACCACGCTCCGTTCACCGCTATTCAGTCTCACGGAGATCGAGGAACCCGTGATTCAGTTCTCGTACTGGTACAGCAATGATCGCGGAGCTAATCCGGGAGAGGATTTCTTCCGGGCGCAGATTTCGAGCGACGGCGGCACGACCTGGAAGGATCTCATGAGTACGTCCGCGTCCACGAACGGCTGGCTGGAAGTCAGCTTTCCGGTGCGCACCTTCGCAGAACCCGGCGACCGCATGATGCTGCAATTCGTGGCGGAAGATTACGAACCGGGTTCATTGGTGGAGGCGGCGGTGGACGAGATTCGCGTCACCGGATCGCCCAGTGCGCCCGAACCGCCGCGCGGACTGACCCTTGATATTCAATTCAATCAGGTGGTTCTCAAGTGGCTACCCTCCCCCGGAGCCCGCGCGTATCGCGTGTACTTGTCCGGCGAACGCAACAAGATCGTCGCTCCCGAGAATCTCTACGCGGTAGTCTCCGACACCACCCTGACGGTTCCCCTGTCCGACATTCCCTATGAGCAGTTTTATTTCCAAGTGACCGCAGTCAAGTAGCCATTTGACCGCACGAGAAGAAGCGGGCGGCTCGCATGAGCCGCCCGCTTTCGATTGGAATGAATCCGCACTACGGTGTGCGCAACGTCAGGTTGATCGGATAGCTTCCGCTGCTGGCTACGTCGAAGGTGGTGTCGGCGATCTGATAGCCGACCTTGATAGCCACCACCTTCAGCCGCGAGAGCTGCGCTTCGCCGAG is a window from the bacterium genome containing:
- a CDS encoding S8 family serine peptidase is translated as MKKALVILVIVLISALTATAGKLTDGLRAAYNQSPSVEWQPVLIALSNRTSASEALIGYETAGLEMAHSRVMELLLANASFMQSPVRNTLGNLESTGQARNVRSLWIANIIAAELTQSAAEQLSNMPEVDEIGLDEPITLRKMLEVTPDDGSAAAEGLIAAGALDAWMAGYRGEGRIVCVLGDGFNANHPLLAGNWRGRNSPVGQCWFDVSGSATPSSCGGETAQMLGLACGSAVGSAPATGVAPSAQWIAANVFCNSPRLSDILTAMQWAVDTDGNGATLDDVPDVIVSAWQLNAACRGGEPFAVWEAFSNAEAMGPVVLFAAGQDGERGAGSVVSPASHVTCFSVGFADMQGGRVAIHPASGRGPSPCDGKTIKPDLVAPGTRVVTMGESGRVRVTGSAAAAAYVAGAVALIRQVNPSLRAGEIKRILTTGATDAGSPGPDNTFGHGILNVAHAVMKATTRERTGTLRVAARYGGTSVSDVRITISGAFGDRVESTDGGDAILEHLAAGRNYALRAGRFGYKLYRHDDSVTVQSGTSVNVFLDLERGFHDDAEYDQGWSLGVRGDDATSGTWARAVPVGSKVQGRIVQPDRDASPEGTYCFVTGNASSADDEGSTADVDGGRTTLRSPLFSLTEIEEPVIQFSYWYSNDRGANPGEDFFRAQISSDGGTTWKDLMSTSASTNGWLEVSFPVRTFAEPGDRMMLQFVAEDYEPGSLVEAAVDEIRVTGSPSAPEPPRGLTLDIQFNQVVLKWLPSPGARAYRVYLSGERNKIVAPENLYAVVSDTTLTVPLSDIPYEQFYFQVTAVK